A single region of the Triticum dicoccoides isolate Atlit2015 ecotype Zavitan chromosome 2B, WEW_v2.0, whole genome shotgun sequence genome encodes:
- the LOC119363480 gene encoding protein DETOXIFICATION 40-like yields MGPGDHAGVRSADGRLEALLSGGGGARRMASAAALELRLLAPLAAPAVVVYMLIIVMSSATQIFCGQLGNVQLAAASLGNNGIQVFAYGLMLGMGSAVETLCGQAYGAEKYEMLGVYLQRSTVLLMATGVPLAAMYAFSEPILLLLGQSPEIAGAAAEFAYGLIPQIFAYAANFPIQKFLQAQSIVAPSAYILTASMALHVAMSWVAVYRLGLGLLGASLTLSLTWWVLVAGQFAYIVLSPRCRETWTGFTWAAFADLAGFARLSAASAVMLALEVWYFQVLILLAGMLPDPQIALDSLTVCTSIQSWVFMISVGFNAAASVRVGNELGAGNPRSAAFSAWVVTAMSALIAVIAGVVVFLLRHKLSYIFTGGEAVSRAVADLCPLLVGTIVLCGIQPVLSGVAVGCGWQALVAYINIGCYYFIGVPLGALLGFKFDYGIKGLWGGMIGGTLIQTIILLWITFRTDWNKEVEEARRRLDKWDDAKQPLLANVQR; encoded by the exons ATGGGTCCGGGTGATCATGCCGGCGTCCGTTCCGCCGACGGCCGGCTGGAGGCCCtgctctccggcggcggcggggcacggcGCATGGCGTCGGCCGCGGCGCTGGAGCTGCGGCTGCTAGCTCCGCTGGCCGCGCCGGCCGTGGTGGTGTACATGCTGATCATCGTGATGTCGTCGGCCACCCAGATCTTCTGCGGCCAGCTCGGCAACGTGcagctcgccgccgcctccctcggcaACAACGGCATCCAGGTGTTCGCCTACGGCCTCATG CTCGGGATGGGGAGCGCGGTGGAGACGCTGTGCGGGCAGGCGTACGGTGCCGAGAAGTACGAGATGCTGGGCGTGTACCTGCAGCGGTCGACGGTGCTCCTCATGGCGACCGGCGTGCCGCTGGCCGCCATGTACGCCTTCTCGGAGCCcatcctcctcctgctcgggcagtCGCCGGAGATCGCCGGCGCCGCGGCGGAGTTCGCCTACGGCCTCATCCCGCAGATCTTCGCGTACGCGGCCAACTTCCCCATCCAGAAGTTCCTGCAGGCGCAGAGCATCGTGGCGCCCAGCGCCTACATCCTGACGGCCAGCATGGCGCTGCACGTGGCGATGAGCTGGGTGGCGGTGTATAGGCTGGGCCTAGGCCTGCTGGGCGCGTCGCTCACGCTGAGCCTGACGTGGTGGGTCCTGGTGGCAGGGCAGTTCGCGTACATCGTGCTGAGCCCGAGGTGCAGGGAGACGTGGACCGGGTTCACGTGGGCCGCGTTCGCCGACCTGGCGGGGTTCGCCAGGCTGTCGGCCGCGTCGGCGGTGATGCTGGCGCTGGAGGTGTGGTACTTCCAGGTGCTCATCCTCCTCGCCGGCATGCTGCCCGACCCACAGATCGCACTTGATTCGCTCACCGTCTG CACCTCGATTCAGTCATGGGTGTTCATGATCTCCGTGGGCTTCAACGCCGCTGCCAG CGTGAGGGTGGGGAATGAACTTGGCGCCGGGAATCCCAGGTCTGCCGCGTTCTCCGCATGGGTAGTCACCGCCATGTCCGCGCTCATAGCAGTCATAGCCGGCGTTGTGGTCTTCCTCCTCAGGCACAAGCTCAGCTACATCTTCACCGGAGGCGAGGCCGTCTCGCGCGCGGTCGCAGATCTCTGTCCTTTGCTTGTCGGCACCATTGTGCTCTGCGGAATCCAGCCCGTGCTATCAG GTGTTGCTGTTGGCTGTGGGTGGCAAGCATTGGTGGCATACATCAACATTGGATGCTATTACTTCATCGGCGTTCCCCTTGGCGCGCTCCTGGGCTTCAAGTTTGACTATGGAATCAAG GGATTGTGGGGAGGCATGATTGGAGGCACACTCATCCAAACAATTATCCTATTGTGGATCACATTCAGAACTGACTGGAATAAGGAG GTCGAGGAGGCGAGGAGAAGACTGGACAAGTGGGACGACGCAAAGCAGCCACTTCTCGCTAACGTGCAGCGATGA